The genomic window GATGTCCTCGCAGCACCGGAAGGGGAGGACCCCGCACACCATCTCATACAGCAGCACGCCCAGGGACCAGATGGCCGCCGGACGGCCGTGGTAGCAGTGGTAGAGGAACCACTCCGGCGGGTAGTACAAAGGTGTTCCTACAACAGGATACAGGAACAGCTCATCAGGCGGATGCCGCCTGCTCCCGCATCCTCAGCCGCgcatccccagggatgcagggactgcACCGGTGGCCCCATGGACGTGGGGAGACACACTCGGTGTGAGCTGCCACTTTGTCACCAGCACGTGACTCTTTTCCCaaactgcctgctgctggaagcacccTGGGCTGTGCGCTCACCGCTAAATTTGGTGTAGACCATGTTCCTGAGGAGGGTGCTGCAACCAAAGTCAATTAGCTTGATCTTTCCGGTGACCAAGTGGATGATGATGTTGTTGGACTTGATATCCCTGTGTAGGACACCGCGGCTGTGGCAGTGCCGCACGGCCCTCAGCACCTGGAGGAAAATGCCCTGCGCCGGAGACTCAGGCACAAACCCCCGGTTTCTGATTAACTCAAAGAGGTCCTGCGATGGCTCCGGACGctccaaaaccagcaggaaggaGTCGGGCAGCTCAAACCAATTGAGGAGCTGGATGATGGTGCTGCAGTCGGAGCGCACTTTCCTCATCATGGCTATCTCCATGGGAATGCGGGTGCCGCTGCGCTGCAGGGTGACCGTGGCACCGTTAGCGGGGCTGATGCTGGCCCGGGGGTCCTGTGCCTCCCtgcctgggatgctctgatgcCCCCTGCCCGGCCCCACTGTTCCCAGGTGCCCAAGTCcgcagggatgctctggtgcaCCCCTAGCCGGCCCAAGGGTACCAGGCACCCTCTGCCCAGGATGCTCCGTGTCCCCCGGTGACTCCACAGCCGCTCCCCTCGCGCTGTCCCGCTTTCCCCCCTCCCGGCGCCACCGCCTCAcccccaccagccctgccccacgCTGTGCCGGTGGCCCCGCGCACTCACCCGCTGGCCCCACGAGGAGATGCGCTCCCGAGCCACTTGTTTGATGGCCACCTGCAAGCCGAGAGCAGCGCTGGGCTGAGCCTCGCCTggccccgccgcctccccgccccgccgccggccccgccccttACCGGGGTGTTGTCACCCAGGCGGACCCCCGAGTAcacggagccgaagccgcctctccccagcagcggTCCCATTCGGTAGAGCCGCTCGAAGGTCTCCTTGTCATGCCCGACGCGAGAgacgctgccgctgccgctgccgctgcgCGCGGGGTCCCCGCCGGCCCCCAGCGGCCGCTCCGGGCCGAGCGGAGCCGCATCATTCCCGGCCTTTCCCGGCCGAGGCTCCGCGGCGTGCCGCTcgccgccgctcccggggcGCAGATAGAGCGACGGGTCAATGCGGGTGAGGAGCACCACGGGCACCTTGGCCGAGCGCGCTGCCGGTGCCGGCACCCCCGCAGGGCTCTCGGGGGTCGCGGCTGCCGGGCGGctgcggggcggggcctgggggcGGGCCGGGGAGCGCCAGGGGGCGGCGCTGCCTCGCCAGACCCAGCGGCGGCGGCTCGCCCAGCGCCGCCACTGCCAGTACCGGGAGAGCCGAGCGGCGCCGCGAGCCCCGGCGGGGGGCACCATCgcggggagcggcggagggAGGGCTCCGGACCGCCGAgagctgccgccgccgcgccgggtgctgctgccgctgctgccgatGACAAAGTCGCTGCGGCTCAAAAGCCGCTGGAAAAGTCACTGCCGAAGTCGctgccgctccaaagccgctccaaagccgctccaaagccgctccaaagccgctccaaagccgctccaaagccgctccaaagccgctccaaagccgctgctgccgctgccgccgcagcCTCGCTCTCAACGGCTCTGTCACGCGGCCGCAGGAGCCCGTGGAACGGCGGAGCgggccctgcccagccccgcgGCCGGGCTCGTGCACCCCCCCGCCCGGCCGCAGCATCCCCGCGGCCGAGCCTTTGTAAACTGAACCTGAGCCTTGGGACCCTGCGAACGAGGCTTTAATAAAGAAGTGAGACCGGAGGCTTTGGGAAGTCAAAAGGAggcttcattttactgcttattttatcccctttttcctttcctgtccaCAGAGGTGGATTCAGATGAGAtctcaggaagctcttccctgggaggtgctgaggcgctggcaccgggtgcccagagcagctgtggctgccccatccctggcagtgctcaaggccaggttggacacaggggcttggagcagctgctccagtggaaggggtccctgcccggggcaggggttggagctggaggagctttaaggtcccttccgacACAAACCACATGAGGGTTCAGGTGCCCTGACTGGATTCACTTATCCAGACCCTTTCAGACAGATCATTCAGATGGGAATGATCAGTGCCCAGGCTGCGACAGCAGCAAAGACCACAGCAACCACCGTGATCCTCAGCACATCCtgcaagggagaggagagacctggaaaacacaaacccGAGGAGCTGAGAGTGAGAGCACCGCAGGGCCCAGCAAgggtggctctgctgctccatggggctTCTCTGTCACCAGGACATTGGATTCATTTGTCACCCGCTGTCGAATCAGCactttgtgctgcagctgtggtcCATGGAATGCCCAAGCTGGGACAAATCCTGCCCACGGCTTCCTTGGCCACCCCCCGGCTCCAGAAGTGCTGCAGGTCCCCTCTGCAGCGGGCACtgacacacagcactgccccagtccctccctgcctgcactgacAACAGAAAGCAAGGGAGGGAATTGTGTTTCCAGGATGGAGCCTCTGTCACAGCCTGGAAGGTCTccttgggcagcagcaccaaatCTGCTCCCCCAGGACATGTTGGGAACCTCTTCCCAGAGTCTCCCTGCTGATGTCTCCATTCATGACAAGCTGATAGTGCATCAACAGTCAGGTAATGCCCCTGCCCTGCTTGCACCCATTAcctgctctttcctcccatgctgtcctgggtttagctaCTACTGATTGAGGACTTCCAGCAGGATTTTCCGgctctccctttctcccatgTTGACAGTTGCTTTGTAGATGCCACTGTCCCTTTCCGGGACACCCTCCAGCAGGAGAGATCCATTGGATGGATGAGAATCAGCTCGTCCTGCATAGGGAGCATGGATGGCTGGGCTGTGGGACCCCCTGTAGTACTGCAGGATGGTGTGGGAGCTGTGCCATTGAGGTATTCCCACTGCACAGAGTAGACCTGTGTGATGTTACCCAGcccaggaagcagcactggggatcCCACAGCAGCAACTTTACCCTTGAGGGGTTCCCAGATTCCTGCAGCTGTTGCAAAGGCACCAGCAGCCTTTTCCCTGCTCAGGGAAAGCTGAAGGTCTCAAAAAACACCCAGTTTTGGGGAAGGACAAACTGGGAAGAGTaaaattccttccttttcctttcagcctgAAAACCTCCAGCAATGACAGATAACAATGGTACCTTTGCCTATGAGGATCACGTACATGGGACAGGCAGCAGACTCCTGCTGGCTTCCTCCTCAACAATCCCCCCTGTGAGAGAGCCCAGTGAGCTCTCACTGCTCACAGACACCCCTTCCCAGCACCCTCACCTCCCATTCCTCTGGAGCACAGCCCCCGGGCTTCTCTTCCCACGGAAAGCCTTCGGTGGGATCCAAGAGCTCACGGGGAGGACTGAGGCTTGGAAGGAGCTTAAGATGccttctactggagcagctgctccaagcccctgtgtccaacctggccttgagcactgccagggatggggcagccacagctgctctgggcaccctgtgccagcgcctcagcaccctcacagggaacagcttctgcctcagagctcagctcagtcctCCCTTggcacccccatagcccccacagcaccccaatGACTCCCCAGCACTCCAatgacccccccatagcccccatgcACCCCCCATAATCCCCCCAGCACCATATAACCTCCCTGTGCCCAGTGACCCTCCTGGCACCCAATGTCCCCCCGCACCCACTGAGCCGCTTGCACCCCAAtatccccccagcaccccaataccccctgcacccccataacctccccagcaccccataaCCTCCCTGTACCCAATGCCCCCCAGCAGCCAATgggcccccagcaccccaataccccctgcacccccataaccccccgcagcaccccaataccccccttAATGTGTGTGTCGTCCCCCCCAGCTCAAGCTGGAATCCTGCCTCAGGATCATCAGTGGCAAACCCCTGAATTCCCTTTGTTTCATTAGCTTCCAATGTTCCATATGGGaattgggggggggtgggggtgtccCCAGGACATGGATAGGGGGGGGGTTCCCCCTAATTCATCCTATCCCATCTCCAGATGATTTTCTGCTCTACCTGGACCCCCATTACTGCAGCCCTGTGTGGATACAGAGCAGGAGAACTTCCCACTGCTGGTAATGGGTGGGGGGGGACGGAGACATCCCAACAATGgggtattttttgggggggaggggaattatcctgacacacacaccccttttccagtcattccAATGCAGATCCCTGCAGAAGATGCCCTTTGGGAAGATGGATCCCAGCTGCACCATTGGCTTCTATGCGGGCGCTGGGACCGGGCTGGATGCGCTCTGCAAGGACCTGAGCTGGGTGAGCCCACATCgcattatgggggggggggtgttttgggggtgccGCCCCCCCATTGTaacccccttttccctcccccgCCCATATCCAGGTCCTGGCCCCCCCCACAGCACCCGAGCGTTATCCCCTCTTCACCCTGGTCGAGGGGGGGGCGCAGGGGATGGAGCCCCCCCTCCTCCGGAaacgtcccccccccccccgcaacCCCCTCCGGGGCAGAGGAGTTCGTGTTCCTCCGagcacacccccccccccacgggactgaaccattgtgggttatgggggggtctCCTACTACTAAACagccccacccccccccacgGGACTGAACCATTCTAGgttatgggggggatgggactgAATCATTGTGAGTTATGGGGGGTTCCCAACCCCTCAACTCCCCCCCATGGGACTGAACCCAATggttatggggggggtcccaacccctgaccccccccccccacgggaCTGAACCACTGTGGGTTATGAGGGGTCCCCAACCCCACAATGACCTCTCAGGGACCCCCACCCCTTTGTGCCCACCCCAGGGAGTACCAGACGCTGCTCACGGTGGGGGGGGGTCACACGTTATTTATTGCTCCCCCCCATAAAGATGAACTGAACCAGGCGCTGCCGTcacccatggggacccccccattaccctcgggccggggggggcagcggctccccccccccttgtgctgctgccagtaCCGGAGGCGCCAGGCACTGAGGCCGAAGGAGCCAAACGGCTCCCAGTGAATTCCTGCCCCCCCCAGGTGCACTCGGGGGCCCAATGGGGCCGAGCcccggtaccggggggggggggggggcacctttAAGCGGCCCCCCCGGGGTCGTTTCCGCTGTCCCAgggcttctgctctgcttccgGCTCCGCTTctggctccttggggctgggagaggggaggaggatgaagggatgaggatgaaggggggggatgaggatgaggatgaagaggggagatgaggataaagggatcaggatgaggatgaaggggaatGAGAATAAATGGATTAGGATAAAGAGGGTGAGGATAAAGAGGGATCAGaatgaggatgaagggataaggatgaggatgaagggagggatgaggatgaggataaagaagACGAGGATAaagggatgaggataaagagggggtgaggataaagggatcaggatgaggataaagggacagggatgaggataaacgaatgaagatgaggatgaagggataaGGATGAAGATAAAAGGTGAGGATAAaggaatgaggatgaggatgggggggtAGGTTTAGGTGTGACCCTGTAGGCGCCTGTAGTTGGCCTTATCCTGCCGCTCCTCCTGCTCCGAGCTGGGGGCAAAGgggtcctgagcatccctaATAcatgggggggcacccatggaccAATGTTTGTAtagtttggaagatcaggaaaaatggcctaaaaatggaactttgaattatggtacattgttacaattaacGTTGGTTTTGAGCTGGCAAGGAAAATGAGATGAAGTAATGTGTGCAGATATGGTTTTCACTTGAAACCATCCCAAGTGACAGCCggaatgagaaattaatatacctccacctgatcccttaattttggctttggaaaggaacagggaagaactgaaaggtgacctggagagatgttgttcaggttgtgatactggggaaagatgtttaaagttaaggaaaaccaagggggaaaggaggggagatcagcagctcctgtgtttgagtgtgggatgggtgctggggaggcagaagtggagggatgtggggcagaggtgggggagtgggTTCTTCTCCTGTGGGACCGGATCGGTGTGCGCTGTGGGGAGTTTGGACTTGGAAGTGAGACTGTCCTGGgggcagtgccatggggtggctcTGGCGGCAGAActggaactagactgacagggacctggggaatctaccccagcagatccactggttaaactgaaactagggactagaggaaataaagtggaatttagtggatacaggagcaacttatttggcATTAAATCAGAGgggaaagaatttgttacagatgtgggagctgctggcaccaagaaaaaaaaaaagggcattctttctgaaacccttaaagtacaaattcagaaaacaaatgggaatgcaGAAATTGTTATGAACGCGAAATTATCCAACATTTTTATTAGggagagaagcaacatttaaagaaggtaaactGGAATTAAGAATTGTATGACCCAGAGTAGGAGCCACTGCAGGAAGGACCTGATCTTGACTTGGAGCAGGTATGCGACCTCCTAAAGTAAGATGAAGTACAACAGTGAGGCTTGgatcttaaaacaaacacaacacacacacaaatggaagttaattcaaaaccatcattctctctatattttttcctcccaagcttggtttgggttttcttctctttcagctgccAACATAATGCTGCTGCAAACTGAAGAGATAACATAGTTCAATCATTTGCTGCCCGAACATGgaccctgtgctgtgcttcctgctgaTCCGGGGAGTCTCTGGGACCTTCACGCCAGGGCTGGGGATATCCCAGAAAGGAACCACAGATCCCAGACCAACTCGGGACCTTGGTAAGACCCtgagtttatttctttcaaaaggcttctttttggTAACTTGTCCACATGAGTCACAGGGGATGCCCTGCGCAGTGGGTAAGGATTTGTTTCCTTGTCTGGACATTGTATTGGGATGGAGGTCAGGACCACTGCCTCCAAAGGGAGGATTTTGAAGAAATCCCCATTGGGTTGCATTTTGTAGGGTGGGTTtggatgcagatgggaagagAGCTCTAGCCCCATCATGAGGTGAATAACAAAAGGGGCTCTCCGAGGTATACAAGCTCCTTACACCAGGGAGCAGGGGTGGGGGTGACTATCAAGGTGTCTTTTTCTGGGTCAGATTTATGAGCCTAGAAAGAGTTAGCCGGGCCCTTTAGGGAAGATCCTGAAAAAGTAACTAAAGTGATGGAGACGATTATTAGAACACCAGATCCAGACTGGAAGGGTTTACAGGTAGTCCTGGATACTTTGGTAAATAAAGTACAGTGCTGGCAAAAGcaagggaggaggcagaaaagatCCATATGTAGGGGGCACAGGGCAGTGTCAGTAGACAACCACTTTCCCTCTGCAGACCCTCCATGAGATCCAAATCATCTACCTGAGCAGGATCTATTAACCAAATACCAgcggttggttttgtttggaatgaaacagaaggatACAAGTAAGGACCCTGAAAAAGGTGCAGCACAGTTATACGTTATCTTATATCTCATACGTTACAGCCTAGGTTACAAGTAACTATATATTGAATTTCCATAGCATACTTACAGTTCACAGCTTGTTCTGGCACCTGGGCAGTGCATGGTACTGTCTGTCCTCGGAGGACCTTTTGGAGAGGGGAGAATCAAAAAAGCCCATTCAGCTTATCTGAAGGTAATTGTTTAAGAGAAATTCTAAAGCTGTCATTACTTACCACCTGTGGGTACAGATGGTTGCTGCTGGATCTCCTTATGGAGCCTTTTTGTGTAGCCAACACCATTTTTGAAGTTGTTCACAGCCTAGAGGCAGAGGAACATGTTATAAAGGTAACCTGAAACTTCAGCACACACACCAACAAAAGCCTCCACATGTATGTAAATACTTGAGCGTTAACACCAAATTTGAAAGTGAAGTGACTTGAGGGTTAACACCAAATTTGAAAGTGAGGTGATTGTGTTAAACACAAGTGTGACCTGAATTTGCCACATTGTCTCTAAAGAGCTGTCAGAgataatgtgtttgaaaagtaaatttagCCTTATTCAATTTAGCCTTGCTTAAGGCTAAATTAATATTACAGTAATCTTGTCTTCTCTCTCAGCTCCTTACGAGCTCTTTGTCCAATTGATGTAAAAGTCATCACACTACCTGGCGTAGGCTCTTGTTGGCAACTAAACCATCAGGAGGAACGTCTGTCTGGTGACACGCTGGGCATGTATAATCCTCAGTCTCCAGCAATGCCGTTCTAATACCTGTGCATAATTAGCATAATCACAATGCAATAGTTTTTAGCCAAACTAAGGAAAGCTGTTTGGTTCTAATCAAAACACGTATATGATTCATGGGTGAATGTGGTCTCGAGCGTACAGCACGAAGCTGCAGATGTTCAAGTGTCAACAATTTCTAGTCTGCAGCAAATAGTTACACAGTTTTGACATTTTGCTCTTGTAATATTTGGAGTGTCGGATGTGTCTTCCTGATTCAACCCATCCTTTTTCCACTGTCCGTGACAGCAAGAAGTCATTGACCCCAAAGTTAAAGAACAAAGCACATCTTAAAAAAAGCATTGGTAGGTCTGAGTTCTGAAGGTTTGAACCAGCTCTCCCGTGGAGAAGAATGTGGATTAAATGCCTAACTATCGATTTGTTGCAGACCACAGCCAGTCACCAGAGATGGCTGTATAATTTTGTATGAGAGAAAGAGCTGTGGGCAAACATTTGGTACCTAATACTGTAATCAAATGCACAGTTAGACACTCCTCTGCATGCAAAGAGGATGTAACTGGATCtgtagaaagagaaataagttTTCTGCCCCCCTTTTTTTTAGTCCTTTCCTAGTCAGGGTATACTTAGGCTTTAATTAGAACAGGTAACAAAGTAATGTTGTTCTctgctatttttgctttcagaagatgAGATGTGATGTTTTCAATTAACAACATGGGAATAACACTTACACTCATCACAATAACTGCTTCCACAGCAGGGAAGAACAGCTGCATCGGTCATTATGCCTTTACAAATGAGACATAACAGCTCATCCGGAACAGGACCatcagaagaggaggaggatggctcCTCTGGTAAAAATGGaggccttttcctcttttctctggCATAAGCTTCCCTGGAGGGtgtgtggggaaggaaaaagaacaaatttaaaGATGGGTAAAGGAATACTTGTCCAAGCTTTGTGTTCTATCAAAAGAAGATACTAAATGGAATTCTTCTCACTCCACATTACCCTTCTGAACTGTAGGCACTGAGCTGAAACTACTTCTCTATAGCCATaactctgtaaaataaaaacccagagGGGGAAGAAATCTCAATCCAACAGCTGTTGGTTCAATTCTTGTAAGAAGCGTTTGAAACATAAACCAGATGCAAAATGAGCTCTCAAAGAGAATGACTCCCTGTCAACGCTACTGAAAtgttctgcagaaatacagatccTTGGTGCACTGCAACTTGAACCAACTTCCAGGGGCATGACAAGTATGAATGACCACCATCTTTTCATGCGAGCAAGCATCACAGATTTTAAGGTTAAAATGCAATGGCTGTGCTTCCTCTCCCGTAATTACACATGCAGTCCAACTTGGTTGCATTATCCACTCAGATGTTTATGCATGCTTTCTCTCATTCGCTATTTGGTCAGTCCAATTAATCCCGTActtatagagtcatagaatcataaaatagtttgggttggaaaggaccttaagatcatacagttccaacccccctgccatgggcagggacacctcacactaaaccatatcacccaaggcttcatcctgcctgctcttgaacactgccaaggatggagcattcaccacctccctgggcaacccattccagtgcctcaacaccctaagagtaaagaatttcttccttagatccaggAATATATCCATTATACCCATAATCCATATATTATTatgtctaaacctctgctgtttaagtttcaacctgttaccccttgtcctatcattacagtctctaatgaatagtccctctccagcatccctgtacttACGCATTAATAATGGGGATTGCATATTTTCCAGTGTTGGTAAGCATTGCACCCTTTGTGTTGGGATCTTTCACCTCTATCAGGAAACTCCTTGGAATTCCTGTGCTCcttttcagtctgggaacagactccacatttctgtcctgttaagaaaagaaatgcagacataCCTCATCTTAAGACCTACACTTAAAATGACAGTTCAGTGACGACTGGAAGAAGCAAAAGCCTTGAAATCCTCTCCTTTTACCCAGTGTGAAGGTTGTTCAACCAAAGTACTTCTTTTCCTAAATGAACATGGCCTAAGTCACCTATTGTTCCTAAGCCAGcttctcagggaagtggtggaatcactgtccctgaatTCTGCAACACACGTAGACGAGGGCCTTAGTGACACGGTTCCTGATGGATCTGGCAGTCCTGAAGCATCAGTTGGACTTGATGCACCTCTTCTAACCTAGTTGGTTCTACCATTCTGTGAAAGGCTTAAGCAGAGTTTTGATCTGAGCCGACATTCTTTGGCTTAACAACAGGTTTCTTAAGGGTGAAATATCCCTTAGCACATGATccactgggagaagagacaCAAACCTCCTCCCCCAAAGCACAATTCAGAGAGAAAGCTTAAGTCAGGGCTCTGGGTCAGCCACTGCAGAAACATCTATTCACCAGCTATGGATGAAGGTTGAATTCATACCTCATGTGTATACATTCAGTGACTAATGTTAAAGGGCATGCACACTCAGCCAGAGACTTGTGTTGgtaaaacacacaaatactCAATAGATGGGGTCAACAGAAACATCTTGGTTTcatgcaaaatactgaaaacaccAGCTCTCATTAAAAAgagttaaaacagaaacatttccagtaatactgaaatacataaaaatatgcatgtaaaTTCACAGATGAAAAGATCTATGGACTTATTTCATGTCTGTGGCttagaataaagaaaacattacatttataatCCCGGCTTTCCCTTGAACTTTGAGGGGCTTTTCAGCATTGCCATGTAACCTCTGTATTTCACCTCAAGAGAAACACTTCTTCATACGATTATTCCTGTGTTTGTTACCTGACTGCCAAGGTCAGAAATTAAACAAGGTCGGAAAGTAACA from Melopsittacus undulatus isolate bMelUnd1 unplaced genomic scaffold, bMelUnd1.mat.Z mat_scaffold_65_arrow_ctg1, whole genome shotgun sequence includes these protein-coding regions:
- the LOC117438826 gene encoding LOW QUALITY PROTEIN: serine/threonine-protein kinase pim-1-like (The sequence of the model RefSeq protein was modified relative to this genomic sequence to represent the inferred CDS: deleted 1 base in 1 codon), which gives rise to MVPPAGARGAARLSRYWQWRRWASRRRWVWRGSAAPWRSPARPQAPPRSRPAAATPESPAGVPAPAARSAKVPVVLLTRIDPSLYLRPGSGGERHAAEPRPGKAGNDAAPLGPERPLGAGGDPARSGSGSGSVSRVGHDKETFERLYRMGPLLGRGGFGSVYSGVRLGDNTPVAIKQVARERISSWGQRRSGTRIPMEIAMMRKVRSDCSTIIQLLNWFELPDSFLLVLERPEPSQDLFELIRNRGFVPESPAQGIFLQVLRAVRHCHSRGVLHRDIKSNNIIIHLVTGKIKLIDFGCSTLLRNMVYTKFSGTPLYYPPEWFLYHCYHGRPAAIWSLGVLLYEMVCGVLPFRCCEDITSGQLFFKRQISVECQQLIRWCLNMKAWARPSLEDVFNHPWLQTELPQETATLHPHSLSQQPGK
- the LOC117438827 gene encoding LOW QUALITY PROTEIN: cysteine protease ATG4D-like (The sequence of the model RefSeq protein was modified relative to this genomic sequence to represent the inferred CDS: inserted 1 base in 1 codon), which gives rise to MTDNNGTFAYEDHLKLESCLRIISGKPLNSLCFISFQYDFLLYLDPHYCSPXVDTEQENFPLLSFQCRSLQKMPFGKMDPSCTIGFYAGAGTGLDALCKDLSWVLAPPTAPERYPLFTLVEGGAQGMEPPLLRKRPPPPRNPLRGRGVRVPPSTPPPPRD